Genomic segment of Gloeocapsa sp. PCC 7428:
CGATACCCAAATGGTAACGGATATATGCGTTATCGACATTCCCGATCCTCACTGGGGACAAGCTGTAATAGCTATTTACGTTCCCAAAGCAAACACATCCATAACAACCTTACAAACAACTCTCAAAAACAAACTCAGCAAATTTAAAATTCCCAAACATTGGATTCCTCTCACCAAATTACCCCGCAACTCCCAAGGTAAAATCAATCGTCAATCTTTACAACAACTCGCCTTAACCTTACTTCAGAAATAAATGTATCTTTCCTGCTAGCTATCCTCCCACTGCTGCAACCATTGTTCCATTTCTACTGATAAACTTTGCCGTTTTCGACTTTCCGCATCAATGCAAACATGACGAGTCATCGCTTTTGCGACAACCTTTTCCATCGCCATCACCTCATAAGTAATTGTGAAACTATCCTCTTGTAATTTTTGTGGAATCAAACGAATCGATAACAAATCGCCACAAAATAAAGGGCGAAAAAAATCGACACTCGCATGAACAATCGGAAACGCCACAGCAGGATTGCTGAAAAAAGCCTTAAGATCAAAACCCGATGTTGCTAGCGACGCTTCATAAGCTTCATGACACATCGCCAAGACGTTAGCAAAGTAAACAACACCAGCCGCATCGGTATCTTGAAAGCGAACAGTGCGATGATAAGTAAACGCCATTTTAGGAAAAAGAATAATCTGAGGAAGATGAACAATTGCACTCGCACCTCATAACCGCAGTGTTCGATAAGCAGCTTACCAAATAGCTATACATTGCTTAAGTTCGTCAAGATCGAGATAATCAGTTGTGAAAGCTTTACGCAACAATACTGGGGGAATGAATTCATCGTATTTTTGAATTCTTGGGGCTTCAGCCGCTGCTACTAAATCTTGGGTAGTGATGCTGCGATCGCCTAACGAAGTCATAACATCATAAAGCTGTGTTATCTCTTTACCTTTAAGTTTGAGAAAGTAGGGATTCATTCCTGTAATGCTTTTAATTTCCAAATCTTCTCTCAAGCAGTAGTTTAAAACTCTTTCTAACGTTCTATACGCAACTGTACCTATCCAAGGAAAAAGATAACAAGCATCATTTTCTAGTACAATATTATCTAAGTTAATTCGTCTAGCGAGTTGTCGTGCTTTTTTCAGGCGATCGCGTGCATTTTTTTGTAGATAACTATACTCTATATCTTCAAGTAATACTCTGCGCATTCGTTGCAAAACTTTGGTATGAATATTACCGCTTCCACCGCGCCAAGCGATACTAGCGCTTCCAGCAACTTGTTTGACAACAATCGTTTTTCTTTTAAAATCTACGTCTAAAACTTCCCACGTTCTTCCAGCTAAACCGAATTGATCTCCTACAGGTGGTGGAGTTAGAATGCTGCCAATTTCTGTAGAATCGTTTTTTACAGTGTATTCTTCATTGTCGGGAAAAACGGCATAAAACTGAAATTTCGAGATAACTTTTTCGCCAGCTAAACCAATAATTAATTTTCCACACTCATGCTGAATATGATCGAGATCAATTAAATAGCGTAGTAGGATTCTGTAGTCGTCTTTTGAGATAGCAGCAAACGGTGGTAAACTAAGAACTTGCTGGGCTAAAGCCGTAGGAGACGATTCTCCCATTGCTGCTAAAATGCTCATTGTTTGGTGATACAGCAAGCTGAGGGGATATTTCAGTGGTTGTATCGGTTCAATCCAACGTTCTTCTAGGTAAAGTTGAATAATTGCAATACACTGTAAAAGTTGCCAAGGAATTTGTGCGGGTAACGATGCTTCAAGCGATAACTCATCTTCTGCACAAACAAAACGCATATCAGCAGGTTCGCCGCGTCTTCCAGTACGCCCCAGACGCTGCAAAAAACTTGCTACACTCAATGGTGCTTCTAGCTGAATAACTCGTTCTAATTGTCCAATATCTATCCCTAATTCCAACGTTAATGTTGCGGCTGTAACTGCTAAAGTTGTATCGCGCATTGCCTTTTCAGCTGCTTCTCTTAAAGAAGCCGATATACTCCCGTGATGTACGTGATAAATATCTGGTAATCCTTCTGCTTCTGCAAGTTGGCGTAAAGAGGCGATGACTGATTCGGTTTGCGAACGATTGTTGGCAAATATTAAACATTTACAGTGACTTAAATTGAAAATATATTTGTGGTAATGACTACTATCTTGGGTGTTGATATAAAAATGTTCTACAGCTAATTTAATTTGGCGCTTTTCTGATTCTATCTGAGGAGTGATGACGGTTCGATTTGTACCAGAAGCGAGCCATTTTTCTGCCAAAGAGTAATCGCCTAGCGTTGCTGATAAACCAATTCTCCGAGGATAATTATGAGTAATATTTTCTAAACGTGCTAACTGACAAAGAATTTGATAGCCGCGTTCAGAACCCATAAAAGCATGAATTTCATCAA
This window contains:
- a CDS encoding thioesterase family protein; translation: MAFTYHRTVRFQDTDAAGVVYFANVLAMCHEAYEASLATSGFDLKAFFSNPAVAFPIVHASVDFFRPLFCGDLLSIRLIPQKLQEDSFTITYEVMAMEKVVAKAMTRHVCIDAESRKRQSLSVEMEQWLQQWEDS
- a CDS encoding DEAD/DEAH box helicase; translated protein: MSKDTFHKLAPFIQQYIYEHNWNELRSVQIAACEVIFDTDAHLLITAGTAAGKTEAAFLPVLTLLHEQPPSTIGALYIGPIKALINDQFQRLNDLVKEADIPIWHWHGDVSQSRKNKLLKNPKGILQITPESLEGLLLRKHHDLTRLFGDLQFVIIDEIHAFMGSERGYQILCQLARLENITHNYPRRIGLSATLGDYSLAEKWLASGTNRTVITPQIESEKRQIKLAVEHFYINTQDSSHYHKYIFNLSHCKCLIFANNRSQTESVIASLRQLAEAEGLPDIYHVHHGSISASLREAAEKAMRDTTLAVTAATLTLELGIDIGQLERVIQLEAPLSVASFLQRLGRTGRRGEPADMRFVCAEDELSLEASLPAQIPWQLLQCIAIIQLYLEERWIEPIQPLKYPLSLLYHQTMSILAAMGESSPTALAQQVLSLPPFAAISKDDYRILLRYLIDLDHIQHECGKLIIGLAGEKVISKFQFYAVFPDNEEYTVKNDSTEIGSILTPPPVGDQFGLAGRTWEVLDVDFKRKTIVVKQVAGSASIAWRGGSGNIHTKVLQRMRRVLLEDIEYSYLQKNARDRLKKARQLARRINLDNIVLENDACYLFPWIGTVAYRTLERVLNYCLREDLEIKSITGMNPYFLKLKGKEITQLYDVMTSLGDRSITTQDLVAAAEAPRIQKYDEFIPPVLLRKAFTTDYLDLDELKQCIAIW